The nucleotide window ACCGTGATCGTACCTGATGATGTGCCGGTGGTATTGCTGGAGCCGGGCGATCGCAGCCTGTTGAAAGCTGGTACCAAAGTGGTGCTGTTCGGGGCAAAAGATGAGCAGGGTAACCTCACTGCTCGCGGCGTTGCGGTAGGTAAAGATGGCCTGACCCCACCGATGTAACCCGGAGTGTGACCATGTCGGCTTCTGCAACAAAACGGGTTCACCCCTGGCCCGTCCGGCTCTGTCACTGGCTGAACGTGCTGGTGATGGTCGGCATGGTGATGAGCGGGTGGGGTATCTATAACGCCTCGCCGCTCTATTCCTTTACCTTCCCCCAATCTCTGACGCTGGGCGGCTGGCTTGGCGGCAATCTCGCCTGGCATCTGGCAGTGATGTGGCTGCTGTTTGTCAACGCGCTGATCTATCTGGTGTGGGGCGTGTTCAGCGGGCATTTCCGCCGCCGTTTCTTCCCCTTCAGCGCCGGCACGGTTATCAGAGACGCCGGTCTTGCGCTTCGCTTCCGGCTACCTCATCAGCATAACGACTATAACGCGGTGCAAAAGCTGCTCTATGTTGCGGTGTTACTGCTGGGTACGCTGCTGGTACTCTCCGGGCTGGCTATCTGGAAGCCGGTGCAACTGAGCAAGCTGGTTGCTCTGCTTGGCGGTTTTGATCTGGCCCGCTACGTCCACTTTTTTGCCATGAGCGGCCTGATGCTTTTTGTCGTGGTGCATGTGGTGATGGTGCTGCTGGTGCCAAAAACGCTGCCCGCGATGGTGACGGGTGGCAGAAGAAAGGAGCCTGCCGATGAGTGAGAAACCAAAAATTATCCTGGAGCCGGAGCAGCGTAAAAAGCTGGTGAACCTGGAGCGCCGTTTACTGTTACGTTCCGGGCTGACGCTGGGCGCAGTGTCGATGCTGACGGGCTGCAATCTGCAGGATGGCGATGAGGTCGATAAAGTGCTGTGGGCAATGTCCCGCTGGAACGATCGGGTTCAGGCCTGGCTGTTCAGCGGCAGCAAACTGGCGCAGACCTATGACGAGTCGCAAATTACCCGGCCATTCCGGTTTAACGCCTTTTATCCCGAATATAACGTGCCGGAGATCGATCTGGGCGATTATCGCCTGGAGGTCTCCGGCAGCGTGGAGAAGAAAACGCCGTGGACGCTGGAGCAGCTGCAGCGCCTGCCGCAGAGTGAGCAGATCACCCGGCTGATCTGCATTGAGGGCTGGAGCGCTATCGGCCAGTGGAGCGGCGTGCCGCTGAAAACGTTTTTACAACACGTGGGGGCCGATCTCACCGCTAAATATGTCGGCTTCAAGTGTGATGATCGCTACTACAGCAGCCTGGATATGCCCTCTGCGCTGCATCCGCAAACCATTCTGGCGCTCGATTTTGATAAAAAACCGCTGCCGCCCGATTTCGGTTATCCCCTCCGCCTGCGCATTCCCACCAAGCTGGGTTTCAAGAACGCCAAGCATATCCGTGAAATCTTCGTCACTAACCAGAACCCCGGCGGTTACTGGGAAGACCAGGGCTATAACGGTTTCAGCGGCATCTGAGTAAGCTCATTTTTTAGTCTCTTTTGGGCTTATTCCGCCGATTGAACTGAAAAATTGCGCGTAATGTGATTAACTACGCCGCTTGTGTGAGGGCCTCTCCTTCGCTCACGCCTCCTCCTGAGCCTTGCCGCAGGAGGTTAATCGACCTGCTTTCCGAACTCTGGCGAAACGGCACGGTCTGATTAGCGTTTAAGATCCGTTTAAGTTACGCCGGGAAAAAGGTTGCATGAATTACATAAAATCACTGACTCAGCAGAAGCTGTCGCTTGTGCTGGCATTTTACATCGGTATCTTCCTGAATATACCGGTCTTTTACCGCCGGTTTGATCCCTTCCTCAGTCATTTCAAAGCGTTACAGTGGGTTTCCGCCGTGGCTGAAGTGGTGGCCATTGTCCTGCTGACCTTCTTCCTGATGCGTCTGTTGTCGCTGGGCGGCAAAGTGTTCTGGCGTATTACCGCCACGGCGCTGGTGCTGATTTCCGTTGCGGCAAGCTACTATATGAGCTTCTTCAACGTGGTGATTGGCTACGGCATCGTCGCCTCGGTGATGACCACCGATACCGATCTGTCGAAAGAAGTTGTCGGTTATCACTTCGTCTTATGGATGGTGCTGGTCAGCGCCATCCCTTTGCTGCTGATCTGGCGCAACTCGCTGCGCCTGACGCTGATTGAACAGCTGAAAACGCCGGGCCAGCGTATTAAACCTCTGCTGATCATGCTGCTGGCGGTGGCGCTGGTCTGGCTGCCGATCCGCTTCTTCGACAAGCAGCAGAATATTAATGAGAAACTCACCAACGTCGATCTGCCAAGCTATGGCGGCGTGGTGGCACACTCCTATCTGCCCTCTAACTGGCTCTCTGCGCTCGGCCTGTTTGCTTACACCAGCTACGACGAGAAGATGGACAGCGAAGACCTGCTGGATCCGGCGAAGCAGTTTACCTACACGGCGCCCGCTGCCGGGCTGGATGATACCTATGTGGTGTTTGTGATTGGCGAAACCACACGCTGGGATCATATGGGGATGCTGGGTTATGAGCGGGATACCACGCCGAAACTGTCGAAAGAGAAGAATCTGGTCGCCTTCCGCGGGGAATCCTGTGACACCGCCACCAAGCTCTCTTTGCGCTGCATGTTTGTGCGTGAAGGAGGAACGGATGAAGGTCCGGGCCGCACGCTGAAAGAGCAGAATGTGTTTGCGGTACTGAAAGCGTTGGGCTTCAGTTCTGAGCTGTTCGCCATGCAGAGCGAATTATGGTTCTACAACAACACCAACGCTGATAACTTCGCCTTCCGCGAGCAGATCGGCTCGGAAAAACAGAATCAGGGCAAATCTGTCGATGACATGCTGCTGATCCCGGAGCTGAAAAAGTCATTAGATCGCCATCCACAGGGCAAACATCTGGTGGTGCTGCATACCAAAGGCTCTCACTACCTCTACTCCCAGCGCTATCCGCGTGAGTTTGCACGCTATCAGCCAGAGTGCATGGGTGTGGATCACTCCTGTACTAAAGCGATGTTGATCAACGCTTTTGATAACTCTGTGCTCTATACGGACACGGTGCTGGAGAGCGTGTTCGACCAGCTACGGGATAAAAAAGCGATCGTGTTTTATGCGGCTGACCATGGCGAGTCGATCAGTGAAAATATGCATCTGCACGGTACGCCGCGCGATATGGCACCGCCGGAGCAGTTCCGCGTGCCGATGATTGTCTGGGCTTCTGATAAATATCTGGCTGACCCGGCAAATCTGGACGCCTTCGATCGGCTGAAAGCGCAGCAGCGCGTGGGGGAAACCCATCGCCATGTTGAGCTGTTTGACACCATTCTGGGCTGCCTGGGCTACACCTCACCCAATGGCGGCATCAAAGAGAGCAACAACTGGTGTGCCGATCCGAAAAAGGCCGCAGCGCCTGCGGACAACAAAGCGTGACCGGCTGTTAAACCTGCTTTCAAAGCCCGGATCTTTCCGGGCTTTTTTATGCCTGCTCTTCGCCCGCGAGAGAGGGCAGCATAATATCCTGTTGCCGAAAAATGACTCTTACGCAAAAAAGTCCATTTTTTGCCGGTAATTCTCCCGGCAAACCCTTCTGGCGCCTGGCTTCAGCCGCTTAATTCGCGCCGCGTTACGCTTATGACCGTTATCGGGTTGTTGATGATTTCTTATGCCACTGTTGCAGCATATTTAGCTGGATAAGATGACATAAGCAAAGCGTATCGTTCATAAAAAAGGCACCTGGCCGACTAATTTAATCGTTTTTTTTCAGAGCAAATTGCCATGATTAAAGGTAAGGGCATTATGTTTGTCTGGCATTTTGCGCGTGAAATAAACGTTTCCTCTGGAAATGTTATGAATTGGTTTTTTTTATGTTTGCTTGCTGTTTCTCACACTCTGTGTAAATACCTCACAGTTGTATTGACGTTGCTTGCAACTGTTGACAAATTGATGCCTCGACGAGAAGGGAAGCGGATTAGTCTGATGGTAACTTTTCAGGCTCGCTCTCTCCTCAACTGCCGAAAGGCAACGCGCAAAGACCGCACTTAAAAAAATACAGGGTCTTGCGGAAGTGCACACAACACCACATCACAATTGGAGCAGAAGCATGCGTATTTCTAAAACAGGGATGCTGAAGGTAGGTCTGAGCCTGATCGCTCTGACCGTTGCCGCTGGCGTCCAGGCTAAGACCCTTGTTTATTGTTCAGAAGGGTCGCCTGAAGGCTTCAACCCACAGCTTTTCACTTCCGGCACCACTTACGATGCCAGCTCTGTACCGATCTATAACCGTCTGGTTGAGTTTAAAATCGGCACCACTGAACTGCAGCCTGGCCTGGCTGAAAAATGGGACGTGAGCGAAGATGGCAAGACCTACACCTTCCATCTGCGTAAAGGCGTGAAGTGGCAGACCACCAAAGATTTTAAGCCGACGCGTGACTTCAACGCAGACGACGTGGTGTTCTCTTTCGAGCGTCAGTTGGATGCCAACAACAAATATCACGGCGTCTCCGGCGGCAGCTATGAGTACTTCGAAGGCATGGACATGCCGAAGCTGATCAGCAAAATCGAGAAAGTGGACGAGAACACCGTGCGTTTCGTGCTGACCCGTCCGGAGGCTCCTTTCCTGGCTGACCTGGGCATGGACTTCGCTTCCATTCTGTCTGCAGAATATGCGGATAACATGCTGAAAGCGGGCACCCCGGAAAAAATCGACCTGAACCCGGTCGGTACCGGCCCGTTCCAGCTGCTGCAGTACCAGAAAGACTCACGTATTCTCTACAAAGCGTTTGACCAGTTCTGGGGCACCAAGCCAAAAATCGACCGTCTGGTCTTCTCCATCACGCCGGATGCTTCCGTGCGTTACGCCAAGCTGCAGAAAGGCGAATGCCAGGTGATGCCGTACCCGAACCCGGCTGACATCGCCCGCATGAAGGAAGATAAAAATATCAACCTGATGCAGATGCCAGGCCTGAACGTCGGCTACCTCTCCTTCAACACCGAGAAGAAACCGCTGGATAACCTGAAAGTGCGTCAGGCGTTGACCATGGCGGTTAACAAGAAGGCGATCATCGAGGCGGTCTATCAGGGTGCTGGCCAGGCGGCTAAAAACCTGATCCCACCAACCATGTGGAGCTACAACGACGCGGTGCAGGATTACGCCTACGACCCGGCGAAAGCGAAAGAGCTGCTGAAAGAAGCAGGCATGGCAGACGGTTTCTCTATCGACCTCTGGGCGATGCCGGTACAGCGTCCTTACAACCCTAACGCGCGTCGTATGGCTGAAATGATCCAGAGCGACTGGGCGAAAATTGGCGTGAAAGCCAAGATCGTTACCTACGAGTGGGGCGAATATCTGAAGCGTGCTAAGGCCGGGGAACACCAGACCGTGATGATGGGCTGGACCGGTGATAATGGGGATCCGGATAACTTCTTCGCCACCCTGTTCAGCTGCGCCGCGGCTAAAGATGGTTCCAACTACTCTCGCTGGTGCTACAAGCCGTTTGAAGATCAGATCCAGCCAGCCCGTGCTGAAGCCGATCACAACAAACGTATTGAATACTACAAACAGGCTCAGGTTGTGATGCATGACCAGGCGCCTGCGCTGGTTATCGCGCACTCTACGGTGTATGAGCCAGTCAGTAAGAAAGTAACCGGCTATGTGGTTGATCCATTAGGTAAACATCACTTCGAGAACGTTGATATTCAGGAATAACAGTCGGGGCCGGTCGGCCCCCTCTTGCCCCCTGTCGGGCCGCTCTTTTGCGGCCCCTCTCTAAGTCGTACCGCTCGGAAGCAAAAGAATTGTCTGTGCGCCCTTCGGGGCGTCGCGACGGAGAATATCCGTCGCAAGATGTGAGCAAATATAATCCTTCAGGCCATGAGTCTGCGGGAACTAAAAGAGAATCCGGAATATGTTGCAGTTCATACTCCGACGTCTGGGACTTGTTATCCCGACGTTTATTGGCATCACCCTGTTAACCTTCGCGTTTGTGCATATGATCCCGGGCGACCCGGTGCTGATTATGGCTGGCGAACGCGGTATCTCTCCTGAACGTCACGCGCAGTTGCTGGCCCAGATGGGTCTGGACAAGCCGCTGTGGCAACAATATGTCTCCTACGTCTATGGCGTGCTCCATGGCGATTTGGGCATCTCGCTGAAAAGCCGCATTCCGGTCTGGCAGGAATTCGTTCCCCGCTTTAAAGCGACGCTGGAACTCGGTTTCTGCGCCATGATTTTCGCCGTTGCGGTGGGCATCCCGGTTGGGGTTCTGGCTGCGGTGAAGCGCGGTTCCATCTTTGATCACACCGCTGTCGGCATCTCGCTGACCGGCTACTCCATGCCGATTTTCTGGTGGGGAATGATGCTGATCATGCTGGTCTCCGTGCAGCTGAACCTGACGCCGGTTTCCGGGCGAATAGGCGATACGGTCTTCCTGGATGACAGCCAGCCGCTGACCGGCTTTATGCTGATCGATACCCTGTTCTGGGGCGAGCCGGGCGACTTCAAAGATGCGGTGATGCACATGATCCTGCCTGCCATCGTGCTGGGCACCATCCCGCTGGCCGTTATCGTCCGTATGACCCGTTCCGCGATGCTGGAAGTGCTGGGCGAAGACTACATTCGTACCGCGCGTGCCAAAGGGCTGACGAGAATGCGCGTTATTGTGGTTCATGCGCTGCGCAACGCCATGCTGCCTGTGGTGACCGTTATCGGTCTGCAGGTGGGGACGCTGCTGGCCGGGGCCATTCTGACCGAAACCATCTTCTCCTGGCCGGGTCTGGGCCGCTGGCTGATCGATGCGCTTCAGCGTCGTGACTATCCGGTGGTACAGGGCGGCGTGCTGATGGTGGCCATTCTGATTATCGCGGTCAACCTGCTGGTTGATGTGCTCTACGGCGTGGTTAACCCGCGCATTCGCCACAAGAAATAAGGGGGCCAGGATGTCTTTAGTCGATCCAGGCAGCGTGAGCGCTGCACCCAAGCCCATGACCCCTCTGCAGGAGTTCTGGCACTATTTTAAACGTAACAAAGGCGCGGTTATCGGGCTGGTTTACGTGGTTCTAATGTTCCTTATCGCGATTTTCGCTAACTTTGTCGCGCCGCATGCGCCTTCCGAGCAGTTCCGTGATGCGCTGCTGCATCCGCCGGTCTGGCAGGATGGCGGCAGCTGGAAGTTTATCTTCGGTACCGATGACGTGGGCCGTGATGTGCTTTCCCGCCTGATGTATGGCGCGCGGCTGTCGCTGCTGGTGGGCTGTCTGGTGGTGGTGCTGTCGCTGATCCTGGGCGTGGTCTTTGGCCTGATCGCCGGTTACGTGGGCGGCGCAACGGATGCCGTTATCATGCGTCTGGTGGATATCATGCTGGCGCTGCCAAGCCTGCTGCTGGCGCTGGTGCTGGTGGCTATCTTCGGACCGTCGATCGTCAACGCCTCGATAGCGCTGACCTTTGTCGCCCTGCCGCACTATATCCGTCTGACGCGTGCAGCGGTGCTGGTAGAGGTGAACCGCGATTATGTTACCGCCTCCAACGTGGCCGGTGCGGGCGCGCTGCGTCAGATGTTTATCAATATTTTACCAAACTGCCTGGCACCGCTGATCGTGCAGGCTTCTCTGGGCTTCTCCAACGCAATCCTCGATATGGCTGCGCTGGGCTTCCTGGGTATGGGTGCGCAGCCGCCGACGCCGGAGTGGGGCACGATGCTCTCCGACGTGTTGCAGTATGCGCAGAGTGCCTGGTGGGTGGTCACCTTCCCTGGGGTGGCGATCCTGCTGACCGTACTGGCATTTAACCTGATGGGCGACGGCTTACGCGACGCCCTCGACCCGAAACTCAAGCAGTAAAGAGGCACCAGATGGCACTATTAAATGTAGACAAACTGTCGGTGCATTTCGGCGACGAGAAGGCACCGTTTCGCGCGGTAGACCGCATCAGCTACCAGGTTGAACAGGGCCAGGTAGTGGGCATTGTGGGGGAGTCCGGCTCCGGTAAATCGGTCAGCTCGCTGGCGATTATGGGGCTGATTGATTTCCCCGGCAAAGTGATGGCAGACAAGCTGGAGTTCAACCAGCGGGACCTGAAACGCATCTCTGAAAAAGAGCGCCGCCAGCTGGTGGGCTCGGAAGTGGCGATGATTTTCCAGGATCCGATGACCAGCCTCAACCCCTGCTACACCGTGGGCTTCCAGATTATGGAGGCGATCAAGGTCCATCAGGGCGGCAACAAGAAAACCCGCCACCAGCGGGCAATCGATCTGCTGAACCAGGTCGGCATCCCTGACCCGGCTTCCCGTCTTGATGTTTATCCGCATCAACTCTCCGGCGGGATGAGCCAGCGCGTGATGATCGCCATGGCGATTGCCTGTCGGCCAAAGCTGCTGATTGCTGATGAACCTACCACCGCACTGGATGTGACTATTCAGGCGCAGATCATTGAGCTGCTGCTCGATCTGCAACGCCAGGAGAATATGGCGCTGATCCTGATCACTCACGATCTGGCGCTGGTGGCCGAAGCTGCCCAGCACATCATCGTGATGTATGCCGGACAGGTAGTGGAAACCGGTAAAGCGGTCGATATCTTTAAGGCGCCGCGTCATCCCTATACGCAGGCTCTGCTGCGTGCGCTGCCTGAGTTTGCCGCTGATAAAGCGCGGCTCGCGTCGCTGCCGGGGGTTGTGCCGGGTAAATATGACCGCCCGACCGGCTGCCTGCTGAATCCGCGCTGCCCGTATGCGACTGACCGTTGTCGTGTTGAAGAACCTGAACTCCGTGATATTCCGGGGCGTCAGTCCAAATGTCATTACCCTCTGGATGATGCCGGGAGACCAACTTATGAATCCTGAACAAAACTCTGCGCTGTTAATGCAGGCGATCGATCTGAAAAAGCATTACCCGGTGAAGAAGGGGATGTTTGGCCAGGAGCGGCTGGTGAAGGCGCTGGATGGCGTCTCCTTTAACCTGGAGCGCGGTAAAACGCTGGCGGTGGTAGGTGAGTCGGGCTGTGGTAAATCCACGCTCGGTCGCCTGCTGACCATGATTGAAACCCCGACCGAAGGGCAGCTCTTCTACCAGGGGCAGGATCTGCTGAAGCACGATCCGGCGGCGCAGAAGCTGCGTCGTCAGAAAATCCAGATTGTGTTTCAGAACCCCTATGGCTCGCTGAACCCGCGTAAAAAGGTCAGCCAGATCCTGGAGGAGCCGCTGCTGATTAACACTTCTCTGAGCAAAGCCGAGCGCCGCGAAAAAACGCTGGCGATGATGGCGAAAGTGGGCCTGAAGACCGAGCATTACGATCGCTATCCGCATATGTTTTCCGGTGGCCAGCGCCAGCGTATCGCGATTGCACGCGGCCTGATGCTGGATCCGGACGTGCTGATTGCCGATGAACCGGTGTCGGCGCTGGACGTTTCGGTGCGTGCTCAGGTGCTTAACCTGATGATGGATCTGCAGCAGGAGCTGGGCCTCTCTTACGTCTTTATCTCGCATGACCTCTCCGTGGTGGAGCACATTGCGGATGAAGTGATGGTGATGTATCTGGGACGGTGCGTGGAGCGGGGCACCAAAGAGGCGATCTTTGCTAATCCGCGTCATCCGTACACCCAGGCGCTGCTCTCCGCCACGCCACGTCTGAATCCGGACGAGCGTCGTGAGCGCATCAAGCTGACCGGGGAGCTGCCAAGCCCGTTAAGCCCGCCGCCAGGCTGCGCGTTTAACGCCCGCTGCCGTCGTCGTTTCGGACCCTGTACCCAGATCCAGCCGCAGCTGAAGCAGTATGGCGAGCAGCAGATTGCCTGCTTCGCCGTTGACCAGGATGAAGGTCAGCCGGTTCCCAACTAAAGCGGGCAGGCAGGGCAGAAGGGCGGATCCGGGATCCGCCCTTTTTTATGGGTTAAAACGATAAGAAATCCAGGGCGTTACCAGCGGGCATCGCACATTGCAGTCAGGACCGTTTCTTTCTGCAGGCTTCACTTTCTTTCCGGGTTGCCGCATAAAGTAGGGGAAGCGGGGCGACGAAAAGTGACTTATGTCAAATATTTACCTCCGCCAGCACAAAGTTTGATAACTTCTTCTAAAGTATTGCTAAAGATAAAAAAGATTGGTATCCCCTTTCTTTGTTCGCATTTCTCACATTGCAAAATTTTTTAATTAACCCGACGAAATTATTTAATTAAGACAAATAATAACAAAGTTGATTGATTGTCTGCGTAGTCATTTATTTTATCTGTTCTGGAGAGTTAATTATTCACTCCACTGACGCTTACCTGGCGATAAGAATAATCTGATGCGAATAATAATTGTATGCTATATTGCCGCAAAATCCCCCCACTCCTCGCGATCGTTCCCATGAAAAGTTATGATGACCTGCAGCGTTTTAAAGAAAAAACGCAAACAAACCATATCGAATTCAAGGACATGTCTGATCAGACGATGAATTCAGACGCGGCCAACTGGGCAATCATCAAACAGCTGATAAACGAGGGATCGGAAGCGGCATTAGGTAATGGCCAGCTGACGGATATCGCTGCGCCACAGCCTATTGCCGGCGATACTTTTACGGCCCCGCATACCTCTTTACAGGCATTACTGACGCAGCCTCACTCGCTGCGACCACAGCCTGTAGCGGAGGCTTCCGTACAGCCGCACAGCGTGGCGGCCTTTGTAGCAAAACCGGCGGCAGCGCAGATTGGCGCTTCGCTGCTGGAAAGCATTTCTGCTTCGCTGAAGCCTGTTGCCACAGAGGAACCCGCGCCAGCGGAGCCTGAATCAGCCGCAGTGCCCTCTGCTCAGGCGTCAAATTCGTTAGCCGCAGCCAACCCGCTGGCGGCGGCTCAGACGGTAAATTCGTTAGCCGCAGCGCAGGCATTCAATCCGCTGGCGGCTCAGACGGTAAATCCGTTAGCCGCAGCGCAGGCAGCCAATCCGCTGGCGGCGGCCCGGACGGTAAATCCGTTAGCCGCAGCGCAGTCCACCGGGCCAGCGCCGGCCTCGTCTCTGATGGCTTCTCTGCCGGTGGCACCTTCTGCCGCCACAACGCCTTCTGCGGCGGTCACTTCGCAGCCGGCCGCTGCTGCACAAAACGCGCCTGCGCAACCCACAGCGGATCAGCCGCCACGCTTCAGGCAGCTGTTCAGTTCAGAGCCTGCCTCAGGCGCGATTTCTAAAGATACTTTGCTGCAACCTCTGCTGGAGAGAATTGCCTCATGCCGTTAGTTTGCGTTTGTTCTCCCAAAGGTGGCGTGGGTAAAACCACCATGGCTGCCAACCTGGCTTACACCCTTGCCCGTGGCGGCAGCAAAGTGCTGGCTATCGACTTTGACGTGCAAAACGCCCTGCGTCTGCACTTTGGTGTTCCGCTCTCTGATGGCCGCGGCTACGTGGCAAAATCGGCGGAATCGCCCGACTGGAGCCAGTCAATTTTAACCACCGGCGGCAACATTTTTGTGATGCCTTATGGTGACGTAACGGAAGAGCAGCGTGTTGAGTTTGAAAATAATTTATCGCGCGACCCTAACTTCCTCACCCGCGGCCTGCATACCGTCCTCAACTATCCAGGCCTGGTGATTGTGGCGGATTTCCCGCCAGGACCTGGTCCCGCCCTCAAGGCCATGACCGATCTTGCCGATTTACACCTTGTAGTGATGCTGGCGGATACCGCTTCGCTGTCGCTGCTGCCGCAAATCGAAAACGACAGGATGATTGGCGGCGCGCTTAATCACCGTTCAGGACACTACTTTGTGCTGAACCAGAGCGACAGCCGCCGCAATATCAGTCGTGACGTGACGGCCTTTATGCAACAGCGACTGGGTGATCGGTTGCTTGGCGTGGTGAATCGCGATGAGAGCGTGGCGGAAGCCAATGCCTCGCAGCAGTCCATCTTTGATTTCAGCCCGGTGTCGGCTGCCGCTTTTGATATTGAGATTGTCGGCAAGCGCATTGCCGCCCTGCTCAACATCACCGTCGGCGATGGTGAGATGCAGGCTCCGCTGAGATCGCGTTAATCGACGGCGATGCCGTCGGGTAAGGATGCCTGAAACACCGCAGTGGGTTCACTGCGGTAAAAATAATAGTCCCGCTTTTCAGGATGACTCATGAAAAAAGTCCTGTATTACCTGCTGCTGTTGGTATTATTCCCGCTCGCTGCAGTGATTGTTATCACGCCCATGGACAGCCAGAAGCAGTATATTTTTGGCCTGATCTCCATTGCTATTCTTATTCTGCTGGGCATCAGCAAAAGCCGCAATATCTCGATGGTAATGGTGTTCCTCTCGGCTTTAATGTCGACGCGTTATATTTACTGGCGCGCCACCGAAACGCTCTCTTTTAATTCTGAAGTGGAAGCCATTCTCGGCATCGGATTATTTCTTGCCGAGGTCTATGTCTGGCTGATCCTGATCCTTGGTTACCTGCAAACATCATGGCCGCTTAAGAGAACCATCGAGCCGATGCCGGACGACATTAACTTATGGCCGACCGTGGATATCTACGTGCCGAGCTATAACGAAAGCCTTGATGTGGTGCGTGACACCGTGCTTGCCGCGCAGTGTATCGACTATCCGCGCGATAAAATCAAAATCTATCTGCTGGATGATGGCAAGCGTAGCGAGTTTGCGATGTTCGCTGCCGATGCGGGCGTAGGCTATATCACGCGTGATGATAACCGCCATGCCAAGGCCGGTAACCTTAACCACGCCATGCGCATCACCAAAGGTGAGCTGATTACCGTTTTTGACTGCGATCACGTAGCCACCCGTGCCTTCCTGCAGGCGACGGTTGCGCCGTTCCTGCGCGATCCCAAACTGGCCCTGTTACAGACGCCACACTACTTCTATTCACCGGACCCATTCGAACGTAACCTGAAGGCCGCACGCGAAATCCCCAATGAGGGCGCGCTGTTCTACGGCCCGGTGCAGCAGGGTAACGATAACTGGAACGCGACCTTCTTCTGCGGCTCCTGTGCGGTTATCCGTCGCTCAGCGCTGGGAAGAGATTGGCGGCTTCGCCACCGAGACCGTGACCGAAGATGCCCACACGGCGCTGAAAATGCAGCGTCGCGGCTGGAAGTCGGCCTTCCTGGCGCTGCCGCTGGCAGCCGGTCTGGCAACGGAGCGTCTGGGGCTGCATATTATTCAGCGTACCCGCTGGGCGCGTGGCATGACGCAGATTTTCCGCGTGGATAACCCGCTGTTTGGCCGTGGCCTGAAATGGCAGCAGCGTCTCTGCTACCTGAACGCCATGCTACACTTCCAGTTTGGCCTGCCGCGGGTGATCTTCCTGACCGCACCGCTGGCTTACCTGCTGTTTAACCTGAACATTATTCACTCTTCTGCCAGCCTGATTTTTGCCTACGTGCTGCCGCACCTGGTGATGTCGCTGTACGTGAACTCCCGCATGAATGGCCGCTTCCGCGCCACCTTCTGGGGCGAGATTTACGAAACGGTGATGGCCTTCCATCTGGTTATCCCGACGATCCTGACCATGATTTCGCCCAAACACGGCAAATTCAACGTAACGGATAAGGGGGGTCTGCTGGACGTCGGCTTCTTTGACTTCAACATCGTGCGTCCTCACGTTATCTGCGCCGCTCTGCTGCTGATTGGCGTGGTGAGCGGCATTGTCCGCGCCGTGGCG belongs to Erwinia pyri and includes:
- the dppC gene encoding dipeptide ABC transporter permease DppC; its protein translation is MSLVDPGSVSAAPKPMTPLQEFWHYFKRNKGAVIGLVYVVLMFLIAIFANFVAPHAPSEQFRDALLHPPVWQDGGSWKFIFGTDDVGRDVLSRLMYGARLSLLVGCLVVVLSLILGVVFGLIAGYVGGATDAVIMRLVDIMLALPSLLLALVLVAIFGPSIVNASIALTFVALPHYIRLTRAAVLVEVNRDYVTASNVAGAGALRQMFINILPNCLAPLIVQASLGFSNAILDMAALGFLGMGAQPPTPEWGTMLSDVLQYAQSAWWVVTFPGVAILLTVLAFNLMGDGLRDALDPKLKQ
- the dppD gene encoding dipeptide ABC transporter ATP-binding protein; this translates as MALLNVDKLSVHFGDEKAPFRAVDRISYQVEQGQVVGIVGESGSGKSVSSLAIMGLIDFPGKVMADKLEFNQRDLKRISEKERRQLVGSEVAMIFQDPMTSLNPCYTVGFQIMEAIKVHQGGNKKTRHQRAIDLLNQVGIPDPASRLDVYPHQLSGGMSQRVMIAMAIACRPKLLIADEPTTALDVTIQAQIIELLLDLQRQENMALILITHDLALVAEAAQHIIVMYAGQVVETGKAVDIFKAPRHPYTQALLRALPEFAADKARLASLPGVVPGKYDRPTGCLLNPRCPYATDRCRVEEPELRDIPGRQSKCHYPLDDAGRPTYES
- the dppF gene encoding dipeptide ABC transporter ATP-binding subunit DppF — its product is MNPEQNSALLMQAIDLKKHYPVKKGMFGQERLVKALDGVSFNLERGKTLAVVGESGCGKSTLGRLLTMIETPTEGQLFYQGQDLLKHDPAAQKLRRQKIQIVFQNPYGSLNPRKKVSQILEEPLLINTSLSKAERREKTLAMMAKVGLKTEHYDRYPHMFSGGQRQRIAIARGLMLDPDVLIADEPVSALDVSVRAQVLNLMMDLQQELGLSYVFISHDLSVVEHIADEVMVMYLGRCVERGTKEAIFANPRHPYTQALLSATPRLNPDERRERIKLTGELPSPLSPPPGCAFNARCRRRFGPCTQIQPQLKQYGEQQIACFAVDQDEGQPVPN
- the bcsO gene encoding cellulose biosynthesis protein BcsO — its product is MKSYDDLQRFKEKTQTNHIEFKDMSDQTMNSDAANWAIIKQLINEGSEAALGNGQLTDIAAPQPIAGDTFTAPHTSLQALLTQPHSLRPQPVAEASVQPHSVAAFVAKPAAAQIGASLLESISASLKPVATEEPAPAEPESAAVPSAQASNSLAAANPLAAAQTVNSLAAAQAFNPLAAQTVNPLAAAQAANPLAAARTVNPLAAAQSTGPAPASSLMASLPVAPSAATTPSAAVTSQPAAAAQNAPAQPTADQPPRFRQLFSSEPASGAISKDTLLQPLLERIASCR
- the bcsQ gene encoding cellulose biosynthesis protein BcsQ, whose product is MPLVCVCSPKGGVGKTTMAANLAYTLARGGSKVLAIDFDVQNALRLHFGVPLSDGRGYVAKSAESPDWSQSILTTGGNIFVMPYGDVTEEQRVEFENNLSRDPNFLTRGLHTVLNYPGLVIVADFPPGPGPALKAMTDLADLHLVVMLADTASLSLLPQIENDRMIGGALNHRSGHYFVLNQSDSRRNISRDVTAFMQQRLGDRLLGVVNRDESVAEANASQQSIFDFSPVSAAAFDIEIVGKRIAALLNITVGDGEMQAPLRSR